The genomic window CTGCTTTCGAGCCGACATCTGCTCGTCGATACGCTCATCCCATGATGAGCGCGACCCGATCGCCGCGACGACGTGCGTTGGACTACTACTGGGGGATCTGCCTGGTCGCGATAGTCGGCACAATTGCGTACTTCGCGGTGGCGAGCAATGGATCGGGGGCACTGACGTTGATGCTTCCGACCTGGGTAGCGTTCGTGGCGACATTTCCGTGGCTGTTGTTGGTGGAGACCGATCCTCGGGCCCGCCGCCATATATGCAGGGTCGCGATAGCTACTGCGGTGTCGTGTTTCGCGTTGACGAACGCCTTTTGGGCTGGGAGCAGCGATTTGAGTCTGCTGATGATGGTGTTTCCGTGTTGCACGGTGCTCATGCTGACGTTTCCGTGGCTGTCGCGACTGGAGTCCGACGCTCGAGCTCGCCGCCACATCTTGTGGATCACCGCGGCGTTGTTGATCTCTGGCACAACATGGTACGGCTCATGGTGGGGCCTGGGGTTCCTCGCTGTGCCTGCGGCTATATCAGTGCTGTTCGGTTACGCCTTCACGGTGAGGGCGGTAGTGCGGCAGGCGGGTCGTGTGTTCGGCTTTGGTGACAAAGCGGGGATGGGTGAGGAAATGCTGGATGCGGGACTCCGACAAGGTGAGGCAATCCCGCCAGCGTGACCTGCCGGGCGATACCGGCGTCCTCGTCCAACAGCGACAAGCCGCTCGCAACCCTGGACCAACAGCGCCTCGCGCCGCGAGTCACCACCTATTCGGCATTTGCGTGCGTTGAGAAGTACGCCTCGTTGTACTTCCCGCTGTCCGCGTACACCTTGGCCGCACCTGCGGTCGCGGAACCGATCTCCTTTATCGCCGAGAATCCAGAAGAGGAGGAGTTCAAGCTGGTCAAAAAGATCCAGGCTCGGTTGTGCGATGACGAGAACGACTACAAGCACGAGGATCGGTGGTATAAAACCATTAGAACATGGCACCGTACGAGCTGAAAAAGGCCACGTCTATCCCGGCGGAAACTCGCAAGAGTCTGTACCGAGATGCGAGCCTGAACCAGGAAACCTTGAAGAAGATGTGTCAAGGTATGAAGGAATATACCAAAGAGCTCAAGCAGTTCGTGATCGACTTGAAGGGCGATATCAAGCCGTGCTGTACAACAGAAAAGGGCCTGGAGGATTTCTTCAAAGACAAGCTCAAGGCGTTTCAGATAACGTTCCAGGCTGAGGACGAAACGGATGCCAAGAAGAAGGATGAGCTGTACGAGAAGGCAGAGTCATTGGCCAGTAAATATGAGTAACGAACCGACGAGCTACCGCCTGCAGCGGCAGTGATGCAGGTGCGCAGCGCTCTCGGGGCCAGCGGCAGATACGACGTCCGGTGCGAGTCAAGCCCTGTGGTACGCACATCGGCAGATCCGGAAGTTCGCCAGATCGACTGCCGGGCACCGGCTGCGGCCCGGCCGAACGCGCGGGTCGGATACGAGCGTCGCCGAAGGGCGGAATCCCCTGGTCCTTCGGCGACGCGCCCACTGACCTTCCGCGCTCCAGTGAAGCGCGCTCCACGATGCCGACGCGGCCGTCGAACACGCGCGCACCGCGGCAATATCGGATGTCCTGCGCCGCAGTTGATCTCGCCATGCAGAACGCGCGCCCAGCGGCGATGTCGGGCCTTAACCGGCGGCACGGGCGGCCGCTGATCACCATCAGCCGTACGCGACGCGCGGTATAGCCCGTGCCTCGAGGCGGGGGGTGACGTTCGGGAGCAGGCGAGGTCGGGGGCTCAGATCTCGGTACCGGTGAGCAAGTTCTGGAAGGCGGCTTTGAAGCCCATCAGCCGATCTGTCCAGATCCTGGTGGTGATCTTCCTCTTCTTCTCGGCCGTCAGTCCGGCCGCCTGCAATTCGGGCACGGCCGTGGTTCCAGCCTTTTCGATCTGCTGCACTAATGCCTCGTAGTAGTCGGATTGGAGATCTACCTCCGTACACAGCTTCTTCCTGGCTTTATCGGTGAGCTCGGCCGTGCCCAGGACCTTCAGACGAGCCTTGCCTATCGGGTCCTCGGGTGTGTCCGGCGTACCGAATGTCACCGGGAGAACGTTTTTGTACACGTTGTCGATATCCGCCAGCATCTCCGTGGACATCGAATTTGTGGTGCAGAACGCTTCGTTGAGCTTCTGATACTTCTCCGGCGTGATGATCTTCAGGTCGCTGTCGTCGTCGGGCAACGGAACCCGGAGCAGATAGCGTTTCAAGTCGTTGTCGTTCGGGGTCGGCTCCGCGGCGGCGGCGGCTCCGGCCAACACAGGGACCAGGATGGTCGAGATCGTGAGCGTGGAGAGCAGGAAAGCGCAGGGCTTCCGCATGCGGCAGACCTTCCGTCTCGTGTCCGGACGCTGTGCTCGGCCGGTCGGTGATTGATCGAACCTTTCCGCGGCCCGCCCTGCCCAGATCCGTGGCCAGGCACGGACATGGTGCTTCTCGAGCCGTCATGCGCCCGTACCTGGAGTGGCCGGCCGGAGGGATATTCGTTGCAGATGAGCATACGGATGGCAGACCCGGAAACTGTGCAGCACACTCAGGGTGATCAGGCGGTCACCAGATTCTTGGTTGTCCCATCGCCTGTGCTGCCGGCTCGATAGTGGAGGACCGTTGCTGCCGGTTTCGGTTCCACAGCACGGTCTCAATGGTGTCCCGGTACGCCTGGACGCGGTCGTCGCCGGGCAAGGGTTAGGCGGAGGCCCTGTGGTATGCCTGCGCCTGCAACGTGTAGAACTCGCGGTAGACGCCATCGCGGGCCATCAGCTCGTCGTGGCTGCCCTGTTCGATGACACGACCTTGTTCGAGCACGAATATTCGGTCGGCGTACCGGACCGTGGCCAGGCGGTGGGTGATCAGAACGACGGTGCGCTGAGCGGCATGCTTGCGAATCGTCTCGAAGATGGCATGCTCGGTGCGCGCATCTAGTGCGGCAGTCGGTTCATCGCAGATCAGCAGCGGGGCATCGCGATAGAGCCCGCGCGCCACGGCGATGCGTTGCCATTGCCCACCCGATAGCTCGACGCCGCCCTGATAGGTCGGGTCGAGCAGTGTATCGGCTCGTGCGGGCAGTCCGGCGAAAACCTCGTCGGCGCCGGATGCGCTGGTTGCTGCGGCAAATCCGGCGTTGGCTTCCCGATGGTCGTGGCGGCCGATGGTGACGTTCTGCCTTGCCGAGAACGGCCAGTGGGTGAAATTTTGGGCCACCACGGCAATTCGGTCACGCAGCGACATCAGATCGATCTCGCGCAGTGGCACACCGCCGTAGGTGACCGACCCGCTGTCGGGCTGGTAGAGGCCGCTGAGTATCTTGGCGAGAGTCGTTTTCCCGGAGCCGTTTTCGCCGACAATGGCGATGATCTCCCCCGGTTCGATGTCGATGCTGAGACTGTTCAACGCGGGCCGGTCCGCACTCGGATAAGTGAATGTGACGTCGCGGGCGACGATCCTGTCCACGTCCGCGGGTGCCGTCGTGCCGCCGCTGCGTTCCTGTCGCTGTGCGGCATGGTCGCGGAATTCGAGGTAGTCCCGAAAGAACAGCGCGTTCTCATAGCTCCAGTTCATGCTGTCCACAAGTCCTCGCAGGGAGTTCATGGCGGTGCGGATGGCGACGACCGCGGTGCCCGCCACGGCCAACGGCATTGCGGCAGTGAACAACAGCAGTCCCAGTGTCGCATAGACCCCTCCGACACCCAGGCTCGCAAGCGCCCCGCCGATGGCGCGGGTCTCCGCTTGCTTGCGCTCCAGACGCAAAGCTCGTTGCTGGACCAGCGCGGACAGCCGATCGAACTCGCCGAGTAGGAAGGAGCGCATTGTGTAAGCGCGGATCTCGGCGGCGGGCACCCGGTCGGCCATGAGATCGGTGAGGGTTTCCATCCTGCGCTCGGCGCCGCCGGTCGCTGCGTAGACCTCATAGCTCATTCGTGCCGACCGTACCGACGCCCACCAGGTCGGGGCGAGAGCGAGCAGCAACAACGGCACCAGCACGGGATGCAGGACACCCAGGACGCCAGCGATCATGGCCAGCCCGATGGCGGCGGACAGCAGCCGAAGGACACCGTCGAGCAGTGCCTCCATCGCATGGGGCGAGCGCAGGCGGATTCGATGCAAAGTGTTCTGGAAGGCGTCGTCGTCGAAGGCCACCAGCTCGACACTGGTTGTCAGCCTGAGCAATTGGATCTGGAGGCTACGGCGAAGCTGAGGGGTGAGTCGCGATCGTGTCCAGTCCGCGACCTCTCGCATCACGCCCCGACCGACCACCATCGCCGTCACGAGCAGCAGCGCGGGTGCTGCCGCGCGGATCCGGTCGGGAGTCGGCCCGGCCTCCAGGAGGTGATCGAGTATCGATGTCGTCGCCAACAATCCGACCGCCGTACCGATCTCGGCGATCAGCGTGCACAGCACCAACGCGGCGGTATCGCTCCGGCTTACCTGCCAGCACTCCCGAAGGACCCGGCCGAAGGTGGCCGGTAACTGTCGGGCCATAGTCCAGAAGCCGGTCGCGGCAACCGTCTCGTCGTATGCCGCCCACGGGTCGGCGGTCTTGTCGAGCGCTTCGTCGGAAACCGCCGGTGAATTCGGTCCATCGGGCACGGCGGAATCATGGTCGTCGAAAAGAGCTATGGCAAACCGTTTTCCAGCAAGCGTTGCTTCAACGCCCGCGCGGCGGCCTCAATGTTGCGGGCCTCGGTGATGGCACGCACGACGACCACTCGGTCGGCACCGGCGGCGAGCACCTCGTCCAGGCGCTCTCGGTCGATGCCACCGATGGCGAAGCACGGGCGGGCCGGGCCAGTTGCGCACACAGCGGGCGGATCCGGGCGAGGGCGCGACGCCGGGCTCGGGCCGCAGCGGGAAAGGCCCGGCCCAGCCGCCTGTTTCGGCGGCGAGGAGCAGAAAAACCGTTCTCGGTGGGTGTGGTGAGGCGGACTGAGTGGGGTTCAGCGGCGGTCGAGGCCGGACAGGCGCCAGGCCAGCCTGTTCCGTACAGCCGGAGCCTTCCCGGCCAGTGCCATGGCGGTGTTACGCAGCGGGCGCACGCGCGCCGAGGCGGTGGCGAGGTCGGTGAGCCGACTCGCGATGGCGACCACGGCGTCGGCGGTGCGGCGCCGGGCGGCGGCGTAGTCGTCGAGCAAGCTGTCCGGTTCCCCGGCCAGGACCCGGGACAGGGTTGTCGCGGCGTTCACGGCGTCCTCGATTCCCAGGTTCATCCCTTGCCCGCCGGCGGGTGAGTGCACGTGGCCCGCGTCGCCGGCGAGCAGGACCCGGCCGTGGCGGAAGGTGTCGGCGATCCGGTGATGGACACGGAAACGCGAACCCCACACCACGTCGTCGACTGTTGCGGGGTTGGCCTGAGGTCCGCGTTCGTCGAGCAGCCCTTGCACGAACGCGATATCGGGATCGTGCGGAGCCTCGTCGACCGTGGCCACGATCCGGAATCGGTTGTCGGGCAACGGTGCAACCACCACGAGCCCGGCGGGTGAGAAATACAGGATCACTTCGTCCCTGGGCACCCCGCCGGAGAGATGGACGTCGGCGAGGGTGAACGATTCGGCGTAGGTGCCGCCGGTGAACCCGATACCCGACTGTTCCCGGACCAGGCTGTGCATTCCGTCGGCCCCGAGCAGGTAGCGGGCACCGATCGGTTCGCCGTCGGACAGCGCGGCGACGACCGAATCCGGTTGTTGGGTGAGACCGGTGACCACGGCCGGGCGGGTCACTTTCCCGCCGAGTTCGGTGAGCCGTTCCAGCAAGAATTTCTCGGTGTCGGCCTGCGAGATCATCAGGGTGTACGGGTAAGCGGTGGGCAGATCGCTGAACGGCACCGCCAGCAGCAGCCGATCCCGGTCGCGGATGGCGAAGGTCGGGGTGTGCACGCCCCGTTGCACCAACGCCGGGACCACGCCGTAGGGCTCGAGGATTTCCAAGGTGTGCGGATGTACCACCGCCGCGCGGGATGTGTTGGCGCCCTCGGCCTGCCGGTCCACGACCACAACGTCGTGGCCGAGTTGTTTCAGCGCCACCGCGGCGGTGAGGCCGACCGGTCCGGCTCCGACGATCAGAACGTCTGCGATCGGGGTGTTCATGGTGACTCCTTGGGGTCGAGTTCGGGTTTGTCGACGAGTGGTGGCCAACGGAAGTCGGCAAGCATGTGCCACGGAGATGCTCGGCGGCGAGAAGAGGAACCGGGCGTTCGGCCGCCGCGGGTTCCGGGCTGATGGGAGCGTAGATGTGGCGGGGTGTCAGACCTCGGCCTGTGCTCGCCGGTAGAAGTCGATCTGGTCGGCGACGACGGTGTCGCGGAACGACGGATCGGTGTAGAAGGAGAAATGTGTTCCGGGATAGACCCGCAACTCGCCCTCCGGGGCTGCCTCGGCCAGTTCGCGACTCGTAGCCACCGGTGTTTCGCGGTCGTCGGCGGCGGCACAGACCAGCAATGGGCACGACAGCCGCCCGGCGGCCGCGCCGGGTCGGTAGCGCATCATGCTCAGCAGCGCTCGGGGCGCGATCCTATTGCGCCACAAAGTTTCTCCACCGCCGGTGAGGGTGCGGATGTGGTTGTCCGCTTCCGATGTCGCGGTGACGGCAAGTTCACCCGGACGGCCGACCATCGGAATGTAGTACGGCCGCATGCCCGCGGCGCCACGCAGTCGGTCGTAGACAATCGCACCGAGCAGTTTCCAGGTCTCACGGGCCTTTCTGCCCTCGACCTGCTTCGGGAACCCGTTGAACGGTATCTGCGCCACGACGGCCCCGATGCGTGGGTCGTCGGCCGCGACGGCCACCGCGTGTGCCCCGCCGAGAGAATTGCCCCACAGCAGTATTCGCTCGGCGTCGATGCGTTCGTGTGAGCGGGCGAACGCCACCGCGGCACGGATATCGGCGAGCTGGCCGCCGATATCGGGAAGCTGCCGTGGTTCGCCGGCGCTCTCGCCGAAGCTGCGGTAATCGAACACGAGAGCCGCGAAGCCGGCGCTCGCGAAACGTTCGGCATAGTCGAACAGCCGGTCCATCGTTCCGCTGAAGCCGTGGCAGAGCACGACACAGGGCAGGCCTACGGTCTCGGCGGGAAGTGTGAGATATCCGGCGCACCGGGTTCCGGCGGCGTTGAACGAGACTTTGGTTCGCATACGGATCGCCCCTACGGCAATAGACTGACTATCGGTAAGCACCATAGCGAATCTCCTGACCGTAGGTAAGTGGTTGAATGACATTCGAGCGAATCCTGGCGGCGGCGCGCACCCTGTTCGCCGCCCGCGGCTACCGCGCGACCTCGATGCAGGCCATCGCGGACGAGGTGGGTATCACCA from Nocardia iowensis includes these protein-coding regions:
- a CDS encoding thiamine phosphate synthase, with protein sequence MCATGPARPCFAIGGIDRERLDEVLAAGADRVVVVRAITEARNIEAAARALKQRLLENGLP
- a CDS encoding FAD-dependent oxidoreductase, which produces MNTPIADVLIVGAGPVGLTAAVALKQLGHDVVVVDRQAEGANTSRAAVVHPHTLEILEPYGVVPALVQRGVHTPTFAIRDRDRLLLAVPFSDLPTAYPYTLMISQADTEKFLLERLTELGGKVTRPAVVTGLTQQPDSVVAALSDGEPIGARYLLGADGMHSLVREQSGIGFTGGTYAESFTLADVHLSGGVPRDEVILYFSPAGLVVVAPLPDNRFRIVATVDEAPHDPDIAFVQGLLDERGPQANPATVDDVVWGSRFRVHHRIADTFRHGRVLLAGDAGHVHSPAGGQGMNLGIEDAVNAATTLSRVLAGEPDSLLDDYAAARRRTADAVVAIASRLTDLATASARVRPLRNTAMALAGKAPAVRNRLAWRLSGLDRR
- a CDS encoding ABC transporter ATP-binding protein, translated to MPDGPNSPAVSDEALDKTADPWAAYDETVAATGFWTMARQLPATFGRVLRECWQVSRSDTAALVLCTLIAEIGTAVGLLATTSILDHLLEAGPTPDRIRAAAPALLLVTAMVVGRGVMREVADWTRSRLTPQLRRSLQIQLLRLTTSVELVAFDDDAFQNTLHRIRLRSPHAMEALLDGVLRLLSAAIGLAMIAGVLGVLHPVLVPLLLLALAPTWWASVRSARMSYEVYAATGGAERRMETLTDLMADRVPAAEIRAYTMRSFLLGEFDRLSALVQQRALRLERKQAETRAIGGALASLGVGGVYATLGLLLFTAAMPLAVAGTAVVAIRTAMNSLRGLVDSMNWSYENALFFRDYLEFRDHAAQRQERSGGTTAPADVDRIVARDVTFTYPSADRPALNSLSIDIEPGEIIAIVGENGSGKTTLAKILSGLYQPDSGSVTYGGVPLREIDLMSLRDRIAVVAQNFTHWPFSARQNVTIGRHDHREANAGFAAATSASGADEVFAGLPARADTLLDPTYQGGVELSGGQWQRIAVARGLYRDAPLLICDEPTAALDARTEHAIFETIRKHAAQRTVVLITHRLATVRYADRIFVLEQGRVIEQGSHDELMARDGVYREFYTLQAQAYHRASA
- a CDS encoding alpha/beta hydrolase — encoded protein: MRTKVSFNAAGTRCAGYLTLPAETVGLPCVVLCHGFSGTMDRLFDYAERFASAGFAALVFDYRSFGESAGEPRQLPDIGGQLADIRAAVAFARSHERIDAERILLWGNSLGGAHAVAVAADDPRIGAVVAQIPFNGFPKQVEGRKARETWKLLGAIVYDRLRGAAGMRPYYIPMVGRPGELAVTATSEADNHIRTLTGGGETLWRNRIAPRALLSMMRYRPGAAAGRLSCPLLVCAAADDRETPVATSRELAEAAPEGELRVYPGTHFSFYTDPSFRDTVVADQIDFYRRAQAEV